The following are encoded together in the Bubalus kerabau isolate K-KA32 ecotype Philippines breed swamp buffalo chromosome 3, PCC_UOA_SB_1v2, whole genome shotgun sequence genome:
- the TENT5B gene encoding terminal nucleotidyltransferase 5B, which produces MMPSESETESRDRAAAQVGTAAAAAVAKAAPAGGGPDPEASSASLGQHLSGLSWPQVKRLDALLSEPIPIHGRGNFPTLSVQPRQIVQVVRSSLEEQGLRVHGVRLHGSAASHVLHPESGLGYKDLDLVFRVDLRSEASFQLTKEVVLACLLDFLPAGVSRAKITPLTLKEAYVQKLVKVCTDTDRWSLISLSNKSGKNVELKFVDSVRRQFEFSVDSFQILLDSLLLFSQCSPTPMSEAFHPSVTGESLYGDFAEALDHLRHRVIATRSPEEIRGGGLLKYCHLLVRGFRPRPSTDVGALQRYMCSRFFIDFPDLVEQRRTLERYLEAHFSGADAARRYACLVTLHRVVNESTVCLMNHERRQTLDLITALALQALAEQGPAAAAALAWRCPVIPDGLVPATTVSYYVTPVQPLLARAHASYPTWLPCN; this is translated from the exons ATGATGCCGTCGGAGAGCGAAACGGAGAGCCGGGACCGGGCGGCTGCACAGGTGGGGACGGCTGCGGCCGCGGCGGTGGCTAAGGCCGCCCCGGCAGGCGGCGGCCCCGACCCAGAGGCCTCATCGGCCTCCCTCGGACAGCACCTGAGCGGGTTGAGCTGGCCGCAGGTGAAGCGGCTGGATGCGCTCCTGAGCGAACCGATTCCCATTCACGGGCGCGGCAACTTCCCCACGCTGAGCGTGCAGCCCCGGCAGATCGTGCAG GTCGTCCGCAGCAGCCTGGAGGAGCAGGGGCTGCGGGTGCACGGCGTGCGGCTGCACGGCTCGGCCGCCAGCCACGTGCTGCACCCCGAGAGCGGCCTGGGCTACAAGGACCTGGATCTGGTGTTCCGCGTGGACCTGCGTAGCGAGGCGTCCTTCCAGCTGACCAAGGAGGTGGTGCTGGCCTGCCTGCTGGACTTCCTGCCGGCCGGCGTGAGCCGGGCCAAGATCACGCCGCTGACCCTCAAGGAGGCTTACGTGCAGAAGCTGGTGAAAGTGTGCACCGACACGGACCGCTGGAGCCTCATCTCGCTGTCCAACAAGAGCGGCAAGAACGTGGAGCTCAAGTTCGTGGACTCAGTCAGGCGCCAGTTCGAGTTCAGTGTCGACTCGTTCCAGATCCTCCTGGACTCCCTGCTGCTCTTCAGCCAGTGCTCGCCCACACCCATGTCGGAGGCCTTCCACCCGTCGGTGACCGGCGAGAGCCTGTACGGGGACTTCGCCGAGGCCCTGGACCACCTGCGGCACCGCGTCATCGCCACGCGCAGCCCCGAAGAGATCCGCGGGGGCGGCCTCCTCAAGTACTGCCACCTGCTGGTGCGCGGCTTCCGGCCGCGGCCCAGCACCGACGTGGGCGCCCTGCAGCGCTACATGTGTTCCCGCTTCTTCATCGACTTCCCCGACCTGGTGGAGCAGCGGCGCACGCTGGAGCGCTATCTCGAGGCCCACTTCAGCGGGGCCGACGCGGCGCGCCGCTATGCCTGCCTGGTGACGCTGCACCGGGTGGTCAATGAGAGCACCGTGTGCCTCATGAACCACGAGCGCCGCCAGACGCTGGACCTCATCACCGCGCTGGCGCTCCAGGCGCTGGCCGAGCAGGGCCCGGCGGCCGCCGCCGCCCTGGCCTGGCGCTGCCCCGTGATCCCCGACGGGTTGGTGCCCGCCACCACCGTCAGTTACTATGTGACCCCCGTGCAGCCTCTGCTGGCCCGGGCCCACGCCTCCTATCCCACTTGGCTGCCCTGTAACTGA
- the TRNP1 gene encoding TMF-regulated nuclear protein 1: MPGCRISACGPGAQEGSAEPGSPPPPPPPRGPLSCPQPPSPSPTLTPTRAQASSQPEAAQESAGSAEGLELQRWRQGSSGGAGGPGPAGGAGGGPGAAAAAAAAAGVRALELAEARRRLLEVEGRRRLVSELESRVLQLHRVFLAAELRLAHRAESLGRLGGGVAQAELYLAAHGPRLKKGSRRARRARPPALLASALGLGGCVPWGAGRLRRGRGPEPESPFRRSPPRGPASPQR; encoded by the coding sequence atgCCGGGCTGCCGCATCAGCGCCTGCGGCCCGGGGGCCCAGGAAGGGTCGGCGGAACCGGgatccccgccgccgccgccgccgccccgggGGCCCCTGTCGTGCCCTCAGCCCCCATCCCCAAGTCCGACCTTGACCCCTACCCGGGCTCAAGCCTCATCGCAGCCCGAAGCGGCCCAGGAGTCGGCGGGCTCCGCTGAGGGGCTGGAGCTGCAGCGCTGGCGCCAGGGCTCTAGCGGGGGCGCGGGGGGCCCCGGGCCGGCAGGGGGCGCGGGCGGCGGCCCgggtgcggcggcggcggcggcggcggctgcaggCGTCCGCGCGCTGGAGCTGGCCGAAGCGCGGCGGCGACTGCTGGAGGTGGAGGGCCGCCGGCGCCTGGTGTCAGAGCTGGAGAGCCGCGTGCTGCAGCTGCACCGCGTCTTCCTGGCGGCCGAGCTGCGCCTGGCGCACCGCGCCGAGAGCCTGGGCCGCCTGGGCGGCGGCGTGGCGCAGGCCGAGCTCTACTTGGCGGCGCACGGGCCGCGCCTCAAGAAGGGCTCGCGCCGCGCCCgccgcgcccgcccgcccgcgcTGCTCGCCTCGGCGCTGGGTCTGGGTGGCTGCGTGCCCTGGGGCGCCGGGCGCCTGCGGCGGGGCCGCGGCCCCGAGCCGGAGTCGCCCTTCCGCCGGAGCCCGCCCCGCGGCCCCGCCTCACCCCAGCGCTGA